A region of Homo sapiens chromosome 17, GRCh38.p14 Primary Assembly DNA encodes the following proteins:
- the ZNF830 gene encoding zinc finger protein 830: MASSASARTPAGKRVINQEELRRLMKEKQRLSTSRKRIESPFAKYNRLGQLSCALCNTPVKSELLWQTHVLGKQHREKVAELKGAKEASQGSSASSAPHSVKRKAPDADDQDVKRAKATLVPQVQPSTSAWTTNFDKIGKEFIRATPSKPSGLSLLPDYEDEEEEEEEEEGDGERKRGDASKPLSDAQGKEHSVSSSREVTSSVLPNDFFSTNPPKAPIIPHSGSIEKAEIHEKVVERRENTAEALPEGFFDDPEVDARVRKVDAPKDQMDKEWDEFQKAMRQVNTISEAIVAEEDEEGRLDRQIGEIDEQIECYRRVEKLRNRQDEIKNKLKEILTIKELQKKEEENADSDDEGELQDLLSQDWRVKGALL, from the coding sequence ATGGCGTCCTCCGCCTCCGCCCGGACTCCGGCAGGGAAGCGAGTGATAAATCAGGAAGAATTGCGGCGGTTAATGAAGGAGAAGCAGCGTCTGAGCACCAGTCGGAAACGGATAGAATCTCCATTCGCGAAGTACAACCGTTTGGGGCAGCTGAGTTGTGCCCTGTGTAACACTCCGGTTAAGAGCGAGCTCCTGTGGCAGACTCACGTCCTGGGAAAGCAGCACCGAGAGAAAGTGGCCGAGCTGAAAGGCGCGAAGGAAGCCAGCCAGGGTTCGTCCGCCAGTTCAGCGCCTCATTCCGTCAAGAGGAAAGCGCCGGACGCAGACGACCAAGATGTCAAGAGAGCGAAGGCCACCTTGGTGCCTCAGGTACAGCCCTCCACATCTGCGTGGACCACCAACTTTGACAAAATAGGAAAGGAGTTCATTAGAGCGACTCCCAGTAAGCCTTCAGGACTCAGTTTACTCCCCGATtatgaagatgaggaggaggaggaagaggaggaggaaggagatggagaaagaaaaaggggggACGCCAGCAAGCCGCTCTCCGACGCACAGGGCAAGGAGCACTCAGTTTCCTCTTCACGGGAGGTAACAAGTAGTGTGCTGCCAAACGATTTCTTTAGTACTAATCCTCCCAAGGCCCCCATAATTCCTCATTCAGGGTCAATTGAGAAagcagaaatacatgaaaaagtggtggaaaggagagaaaacaccGCGGAAGCGTTACCGGAAGGTTTTTTTGACGACCCTGAGGTAGATGCAAGAGTACGAAAGGTTGATGCTCCAAAAGATCAGATGGACAAAGAGTGGGACGAATTCCAAAAAGCCATGAGGCAGGTCAACACTATTTCCGAAGCCATAGTTGCCGAAGAGGATGAGGAGGGACGGTTGGACCGCCAGATTGGGGAGATCGATGAGCAGATAGAGTGTTACCGACGGGTGGAAAAGCTACGGAATCGCcaggatgaaataaaaaataaacttaaagaaaTCCTGACCATAAAAGAACtgcagaaaaaggaagaagagaatgctGACAGCGATGATGAGGGGGAACTACAGGATTTGTTGTCTCAGGATTGGAGGGTGAAAGGGGCATTGTTATAG